ACTAATTAATTCATTAAGATTTAACTTTCAAAAATAAAAAATAGCAAATGATATATAAAATAAAACAGTATCCATATGTGTATGAAAAAGATAATCCTCGTTTTTTTATTTTGTAGCATAGCTTTTGCAGCGTTATCAATGACTAACACAGTTTCTGCTTCTTCTACAATTATTTATGTAAATAGTTCGCATGGAAGTGATTCATGGGACGGTCTTTCCTGGAGAACAGCAAAATTCAGTATTAAAAATGCAACAGGGACGGTATCAAACGGTGGAGCAATTAAAATTGCAAATGGGGTTTACACAGGGACAAAAAATACGGGCATCATTATTAACAAGGATATAACCTTCACTGGTCAAAGCAAAACGAGTACTATAATAAACGGAACCAATAGAGCTGAAATATTCCAGATTATAGCAGGTAAAACTGTAACATTTCATAATTTAACATTTGCAAATGGAAATACAACGTATGGCGGTGCTATTGCAAATAGCGGTAATTTAATTCTTGATAATTGTAATTTTAAAAATAACTATGCAACTAGTGGCGGAGCTATTTATACTGTAGGTAACTTGACTGTTAGCAGCAGTACATTTACAAGTAACCATGCATCTTATGGCGGCGCTGTCTACGGTAAGTACGGATCTTTGACTTTTATTAAAAGTATTTTTACAAGTAACAGTGCAACTTGCGGGGGTTCAATTTATAATATGGGTAGTTTGGGTGTTAGCGGCAGTACCTTTACAAGCAACTATGCAACTTATGGAGGTAATGTCTACAGTACAAGCAGTTCAACCTTTAATAGCAGTAATTTCAAGGGTAACCATGCAACTAGTGGTGGTATGATCTTTAGTACGGGTAGTTTGGGTGTTAGCGGCAGTACCTTTACAAGCAACTATGCAACTTATGGAGGTAATGTCTACAGTACAAGCAGTTCAACCTTTAATAGCAGTAATTTCAAGGGTAACCATGCAACTAGTGGTGGTATGATCTTTAGTACGGGTAGTTTGGGTGTTAGCGGCAGTACCTTTACAAGCAACTATGCAACTTATGGAGGTGCTGTCTATATTAACAATAGTTTGAGTATTAATGATAGTATTTTTACAAGTAATCATGCATCTTATGCAGGAGCTATTCTTAATTATGGCAGATCTTTGACATCTATTAAAACTACCTTTACAAATAACAGTGCTTCTAATGCAGGAACTATTCTTAGTTACGGCGGATCCTTAACTTTTATTAAAACAGCTTTTACAAATAACAGAGCAACTGTTGATGATGGCGGCGCCATATTTAATAAAATAGGCGGACGTCTAACTATAACTGACAGTACATTCACGAATAATACTGCTGGTGATGGAGGCGGTGCGATCCACAATTATGGTACTTTAAAGGTAACAAACAGTACTTTCACAAAAAATAAAGCAGATCACGGCGGCAGTATTGACGATGTTACTGAAGGTACTGAAGTCTACACTTCGACTTTTATCAGTAGCAAGTTCTATAATAACTCTGCAACCGGTGTGGGTGGTGTTATACTTTCTTACGTTACTTTGATCATTAGTGGCAGTATTTTTACAGGTAACCATGCAAATTATGGGGGTAACATTTACGAAAACGGTAAATTGACTGTCAGTAACAGTACTTTTACAAGTAACAGGGCAGATAAAAGTGGAAGTGTTATCTTCAATAATGGTAAATCATTGACTATTAGTAACAGTACTTTTACAAGTAACCATGCGGCTTATGGAGGTACTATTTACAGTACAGGTAGTTTAAGTATTAATAACAGTATTTTCATGGGTAACAGTGCAAATTATGGTGGAGCTATTTTCAATAAAGTAACCTTAACTGTAATTGGCAGCACATTTACTGGTAATTCTGCATCGTATGGTGGTGCTATCTGCAATAGCAACGGTACTTTAACTGCTCACTTTAATAGGTTTGTTAGAAACACTGCGACAAGTAAAGGTAAAGATATCCTCAGTTCAAGCGGCACAGTTAATGCCAATTACAACTGGTGGGGCTTAAATAGTGGCCCTGCTACAGGAAGTATAATCGGTTGCACTCCTACAACATGGTTAGTACTCCGCGTTGCGTCTTCTCCAAGCTCAATTAATAATCTCACAACATCTACAATAACTATAAATTTAATGCATGATAACAAAGGTGTTTACCATAATCCTTCTTCAGGGCATGTTCCAAATGGCATTCCTGTGAGTTTTACTACCAGTTTAGGAAGTATAAAAAGTCAATTATCTACAATTAATGGAACTGCCACGAATAATTTAAGTAGTGGAACTGTTAACGGAACTGCACGTGTTACCGTAACGGTGGACAGTCAAAAAGTACAGACTTCAGTCACTGTTAATAAATAAGTAGTATTTTTCTTTATTTTTTTGTTGTAAACAACTATCAAAGGTTAAATATCGTTCCAAACGGTTCTTTAGTTTTGAAAGTTGAGTCAATGTTTGAAAAATTAAAATATGACATTTACACAAATAATGAATTCTAAAAAAGTTTTTAAAGATAATTATACGACTTTTAATAAAAATGAATTGTTTAAAATTAAGATTAAACTTTGAATTTTGGTTATAAATTCATAAAATATTATAAATCATTTTCAATTAGTTTTATGAAGTAAATATTAATTTTTAATAAACAGCACTGTTTATTCAATTAGCATTTAAATTTATTTAACTAATGATCATCTAAAAAGAATCTAAATGTCATGAATCCATTATAAAAATACAATACTAAAATGCATGAAGTATCTACTAAATAGTTTAATATTAAGTAATGAAATATATCGCCCAAATAATTATATAATGATAACTTAAGGATAAAATAAATAAGAGGAATAGTTGAATATCATCATATTCAATCAGAGTTTTTAAGTACGTTAAAAAACATTATCCGATATTTATTAGAAAATTAAAATGTATAACACTTTTAATAACTATGGTGATTTTATGGTCTTTACAAGTATAATTATACCATTTAACAAAGGTAAAAAATATCTTAAAGAATGCCTTGAAAGTTTGTGTAATCAAAAAATAGAAAATTATGAAGTTATTTTAATTTTTAACGGTGCGGATGAAAATGTAGAAGATATTATCACCACTTATCAGACAAAATTGCCTTTAAAAATAAAACGCTTTGAAGAAGAAATTGGAGTTAGTAAAGCTCGTAATGAAGGAATAAGGACATCTAACGGAGAATATGTGTATTTTTTAGATAGTGATGATTATTTATTTCCCCTTTCTCTTGATAAATTAGTTGCTGTAGCAAAAAATAGTAATGCAGATGTT
This genomic window from Methanobacterium sp. contains:
- a CDS encoding right-handed parallel beta-helix repeat-containing protein, with product MTNTVSASSTIIYVNSSHGSDSWDGLSWRTAKFSIKNATGTVSNGGAIKIANGVYTGTKNTGIIINKDITFTGQSKTSTIINGTNRAEIFQIIAGKTVTFHNLTFANGNTTYGGAIANSGNLILDNCNFKNNYATSGGAIYTVGNLTVSSSTFTSNHASYGGAVYGKYGSLTFIKSIFTSNSATCGGSIYNMGSLGVSGSTFTSNYATYGGNVYSTSSSTFNSSNFKGNHATSGGMIFSTGSLGVSGSTFTSNYATYGGNVYSTSSSTFNSSNFKGNHATSGGMIFSTGSLGVSGSTFTSNYATYGGAVYINNSLSINDSIFTSNHASYAGAILNYGRSLTSIKTTFTNNSASNAGTILSYGGSLTFIKTAFTNNRATVDDGGAIFNKIGGRLTITDSTFTNNTAGDGGGAIHNYGTLKVTNSTFTKNKADHGGSIDDVTEGTEVYTSTFISSKFYNNSATGVGGVILSYVTLIISGSIFTGNHANYGGNIYENGKLTVSNSTFTSNRADKSGSVIFNNGKSLTISNSTFTSNHAAYGGTIYSTGSLSINNSIFMGNSANYGGAIFNKVTLTVIGSTFTGNSASYGGAICNSNGTLTAHFNRFVRNTATSKGKDILSSSGTVNANYNWWGLNSGPATGSIIGCTPTTWLVLRVASSPSSINNLTTSTITINLMHDNKGVYHNPSSGHVPNGIPVSFTTSLGSIKSQLSTINGTATNNLSSGTVNGTARVTVTVDSQKVQTSVTVNK